The proteins below come from a single Neospora caninum Liverpool complete genome, chromosome IX genomic window:
- a CDS encoding ubiquitin carrier protein, related: MSIPKRIEKETQNLASEPPPGITAQPEPNNYRHFKILMGGPLGTPYEGGQYKLELFLPEAYPMEPPKVRFLTKIYHPNIDALGRICLDILKDKWSPALQIRTVLLSIQALLSAPEPDDPLDTRVADHFKNNRQDAELMARQWNEMYAGQQSIVID; this comes from the exons ATGTCGATCCCCAAGCGCAttgagaaggaaacgcagaacCTTGCCAGCGAGCCCC CTCCTGGCATCACGGCACAACCGGAGCCGAACAACTACCGTCACTTCAAAATTCTTATGGGAGGACCTCTCGGCACGCCCTACGAAG GCGGTCAATATAAACTCGAGCTCTTCCTCCCTGAAGCGTATCCGATGGAGCCGCCCAAGGTCCGGTTTTTGACGAAAATCTACCACCCCAACATT GACGCGCTCGGGCGCATTTGCCTGGACATTTTGAAGGACAAGTGGAGCCCCGCTCTGCAAATTCGCACCGTCTTGCTCTCCAtccaggcgcttctctcggcaCCAGAACCGGATGATCCTCTCGACACGCGCGTGGCTGATCACTTCAAAAACAACCGCCAAGACGCCGAGCTCATGG CCCGCCAGTGGAACGAGATGTATGCTGGGCAACAGTCGATCGTCATCGACTAG